The following proteins come from a genomic window of Anopheles ziemanni chromosome 3, idAnoZiCoDA_A2_x.2, whole genome shotgun sequence:
- the LOC131284683 gene encoding DNA replication licensing factor Mcm2, whose protein sequence is MSDTPSSPAPNVPSDIDRRNIRAGMTSPVGDFEPFENEEEILGDTTVREDQYEEEEEDGEELFGDNMEADYRPVPHLDRYEMDELDTEEYSEISQTDRAAAEAEMRRRDREAGVHRDHRDLFYDKSDDEDDIPRAKRRAAEKAAEMGAGTETEMDTEMVESIENLDDTKGHSIKEWVSMLAPRTEISNRFNSFLRTFVDEKGHYVYRDRIRRMCEQNNSSFVVSYPDLAYNQHALAYFLPEAPFQMLEIMDKVAKEMVLSIYPTYERVTNEIHVRISDLPLVEELRTFRKLHLNQLVRTLGVVTATTGVLPQLSVIKYDCVKCGYVLGPFVQSQNTEVKPGSCPECQSVGPFSINMEQTLYRNYQKITLQESPGRIPAGRIPRSKDCVLLADLCDQCKPGDEIEVTGIYTNNYDGSLNTEQGFPVFATVLIANHLVVKDSKQVVASLTDEDISTIQRLSKDPRISERIVQSMAPSIYGHDYIKRGLALCLFGGESKNPGDKHKIRGDINILLCGDPGTAKSQFLKYTEKIAPRAVFTTGQGASAVGLTAYVRRNPTTREWTLEAGALVLADLGICLIDEFDKMNDQDRTSIHEAMEQQSISISKAGIVTSLQARCAVIAAANPIGGRYDPSMTFSENVNLSEPILSRFDVLCVVKDECDPMQDQHLARFVVGSHIKHHPSMVDVVPDSQQTQDTMHIPQDLLKKYIVYAKENVHPKLSNMDQDKIANMYSQLRQESLSTGSLPITVRHIESVIRMSEAHARMHLRDTVQDVDVNMAIRMMLESFIEAQKFSVMKKMRSTFQKYLSFQRDHSELLFFILRQLTLDQLAYMRCRDGPRATHVEVMEKDLAERAKAIEIFNLKPFIDSELFRRNGFTYDAKRKVIVQIVPEAAEA, encoded by the exons ATGTCG GACACACCGAGTTCACCAGCACCGAATGTTCCGTCGGACATCGATCGGCGCAACATTCGAGCAGGCATGACCTCACCGGTCGGTGATTTCGAGCCGTTcgaaaatgaagaagaaatcCTCGGCGACACCACCGTACGGGAGGATCAGTAcgaagaagaggaggaggatggcGAGGAGCTGTTCGGGGATAACATGGAGGCGGACTATCGACCCGTCCCACACCTCGATCGGTACGAGATGGACGAGCTGGACACGGAGGAGTACAGCGAAATCTCGCAAACCGATCGTGCTGCGGCCGAAGCGGAAATGCGCCGTCGCGATCGTGAAGCCGGTGTGCACCGCGACCATCGCGATCTGTTCTATGACAAAAGCGACGATGAAGATGACATTCCAAGGGCTAAGCGCCGAGCGGCTGAGAAGGCGGCCGAGATGGGTGCGGGCACCGAGACGGAGATGGACACGGAAATGGTGGAGTCGATCGAAAACCTCGACGACACCAAGGGACACAGCATCAAGGAGTGGGTCTCGATGTTGGCTCCGCGAACGGAAATTTCCAACCGTTTCAATAGCTTTCTGCGTACTTTCGTGGACGAGAAGGGACACTACGTTTACCGTGATCGCATCCGACGGATGTGTGAGCAGAACAACTCGAGCTTTGTCGTATCGTACCCGGATCTTGCGTACAACCAGCACGCGCTGGCGTACTTCCTGCCAGAGGCACCCTTCCAGATGCTCGAAATTATGGATAAAGTCGCAAAGGAGATGGTGCTGAGCATCTATCCGACTTACGAACGAGTTACGAATGAGATTCACGTGCGCATTTCCGATCTTCCGCTGGTGGAGGAATTGCGCACGTTCCGCAAACTGCACCTGAACCAACTTGTGCGCACGCTAGGTGTTGTCACCGCAACCACCGGTGTGCTGCCCCAGCTTTCGGTCATTAAGTATGACTGCGTCAAATGTGGCTACGTGTTGGGACCGTTCGTGCAAAGTCAGAACACGGAAGTCAAACCCGGCTCCTGTCCGGAGTGTCAGAGTGTCGGCCCCTTCTCGATCAATATGGAGCAAACGTTGTACCGGAACTATCAGAAGATTACGCTTCAGGAATCGCCGGGCCGCATTCCGGCTGGTCGGATTCCACGCAGCAAGGATTGTGTCCTTCTGGCCGACCTCTGCGATCAGTGCAAACCTGGCGATGAGATTGAAGTGACCGGAATCTACACAAACAACTACGACGGATCGTTGAACACCGAGCAGGGCTTCCCGGTGTTTGCAACGGTCCTGATCGCCAATCATCTCGTCGTGAAGGACAGCAAGCAAGTCGTGGCATCGCTGACCGACGAGGACATCTCCACCATCCAGCGGCTAAGCAAGGATCCACGCATTAGCGAGCGTATCGTGCAGAGTATGGCACCGTCGATCTACGGGCACGACTACATCAAGCGGGGCTTGGCCCTGTGTCTGTTCGGGGGAGAATCGAAGAATCCGGGCGATAAGCATAAGATCCGCGGAGACATCAACATTCTGCTGTGCGGTGATCCTGGCACGGCGAAATCGCAATTCCTAAAGTACACGGAAAAGATAGCCCCGCGCGCTGTCTTCACTACCGGCCAGGGTGCATCGGCCGTCGGTTTGACGGCTTACGTACGCCGCAATCCAACCACGCGCGAATGGACACTGGAAGCCGGCGCACTGGTACTGGCAGACTTGGGTATTTGTTTGATCGACGAATTCGACAAGATGAACGATCAGGATCGTACCTCCATTCACGAAGCGATGGAACAGCAGTCGATTTCGATTTCGAAGGCAGGTATCGTGACGTCCCTGCAGGCTCGTTGTGCCGTCATTGCGGCGGCCAACCCAATCGGAGGACGCTATGATCCGAGCATGACGTTCTCGGAAAACGTTAACCTTTCCGAGCCAATCTTGTCCCGTTTCGATGTACTTTGTGTGGTGAAGGACGAGTGTGATCCGATGCAGGATCAACACTTGGCACGGTTTGTTGTAGGTTCTCACATCAAACATCACCCGTCGATGGTGGACGTGGTGCCCGACTCGCAGCAAACACAGGACACTATGCATATACCGCAGGATCTGCTGAAGAAGTACATCGTGTACGCGAAGGAGAACGTACACCCGAAGCTATCGAACATGGATCAGGACAAGATAGCCAACATGTACTCGCAGCTACGGCAGGAGTCCCTCTCGACCGGATCGCTCCCCATCACCGTGCGTCACATCGAAAGTGTGATCCGAATGTCGGAGGCACACGCTAGGATGCATCTGCGAGACACCGTGCAGGATGTGGACGTCAATATGGCCATCCGCATGATGCTGGAGAGCTTTATCGAGGCGCAAAAGTTCAGCGTGATGAAAAAGATGCGCTCCACCTTCCAGAAGTACCTGTCGTTCCAGCGCGATCACTCCGAGCTGTTGTTCTTCATACTGCGCCAACTTACGCTCGACCAGCTGGCTTACATGCGCTGCCGCGACGGTCCACGTGCGACACACGTCGAGGTGATGGAAAAGGACCTTGCTGAACGGGCTAAGGCAATCGAAATCTTCAATCTGAAACCGTTCATAGACAGCGAGCTATTCCGGCGGAACGGATTCACGTACGATGCCAAGCGCAAGGTAATCGTGCAAATCGTTCCGGAAGCGGCCGAAGCGTAG
- the LOC131284684 gene encoding zinc finger CCHC domain-containing protein 10, which translates to MHLGAQKLALKQKEAKLAAAFPKGVRCQKCLEYGHWSYECTGKRKYLHRSSRTQVLKKNLSKLGTKNGEVAPGSSDAKQAGSKKAGKEKKNPNGSSDSSDSSDDSSSSSSSSSSSSDSDGSSSSTSNSSSSSSSSSSTSGSSSSSSSNGSSSSSAEGSSSSSEDVEKQASRKTKNLKKKSSNGKQKEEGTKVSKKDLKKNKKKKKDGSSNNSSSGTSSSSSDSDETSPSEDERKKKKKRRKGGE; encoded by the exons aTGCATTTGGGAGCTCAAAAGTTGGCCCTGAAGCagaa AGAAGCGAAACTAGCCGCAGCGTTTCCCAAAGGAGTACGATGCCAAAAATGTCTCGAGTACGGCCACTGGAGTTATGAGTGTACGGGCAAAAGAAAGTATCTCCACCGGTCATCGCGGACCcaggtgttgaaaaaaaacttgagTAAATTAGGCACAAAGAA CGGAGAAGTAGCACCCGGGTCTTCGGATGCGAAACAGGCTGGTAGCAAGAAAGctggcaaagaaaagaaaaacccaaatgGATCGTCCGACTCTTCGGATAGCAGCgacgacagcagcagcagtagtagcagtagcagcagtagcagcgacAGCGATGGTAGTAGCAGTAGCACCAgcaacagtagcagcagcagcagcagcagcagcagtactaGTGGAAGTTCCTCGAGCAGCAGCTCAAACGGAAGCAGCAGTAGTAGCGCCGAAGGCAGTTCGAGTTCATCCGAAGATGTAGAAAAGCAGGCtagcagaaaaacaaaaaatctgaAGAAAAAATCTTCCAATGGGAAGCAGAAAGAGGAAGGTACTAAAGTTTCCAAAAAGGATctgaagaagaacaaaaagaagaagaaagacgGAAGCAGCAACAATAGCAGTAGCGGAACTAGCAGTTCCAGTAGCGACAGTGACGAAACTTCACCATCGGAGGAtgagcggaagaaaaaaaagaaacgccgTAAAGGAGGGGAGTAA